A portion of the Gigantopelta aegis isolate Gae_Host chromosome 10, Gae_host_genome, whole genome shotgun sequence genome contains these proteins:
- the LOC121383883 gene encoding LOW QUALITY PROTEIN: chorion peroxidase-like (The sequence of the model RefSeq protein was modified relative to this genomic sequence to represent the inferred CDS: inserted 1 base in 1 codon) produces MEVLRVICLSVTLVCGIAMVNSLPEERPNVRSQSARVDRLPEERPNVRSQSVRNAAFLKSQPKVLTSAVMKSREKTVGQDEAFFKAGVDKIANFSSLGTKAILSGTKAKSVQLGQSTRAKIALINEIAQVLDGTRDELADTVDILLQDGGGPASSFVDLVRTDGVCKRRTTPRCDSNSRYRTADGSCNNLGRPDWGQAFIPMRRFLKPAYQDGMFTPRTLSVVTSANLPSARNVSRTVHETNEKTSNSVTHMAMQWGQFLDHDITSTPLQQSVYGSIPTCCIDDVSISLRSRRLFNPGSRDICFPIEIPHGDSHFKQRSCLSFVRSVQVENVDCRTFPVEQLNQITAFIDGSQIYGSSLRDQRPLRTLKGGLLKTSPNNLLPKDDRPSCVLRKTGDYCFKAGDARVNEQMALASMHTIWMRQHNRVSRELALFNPDLDDETLFQESRKLVGALLQHITYSEFLPIVLGPAAMKSHQLLLAKDFSHDYKSNTDPSIRNAFATAAYRFGHSMIQTRMSQYDRNYIYLNAYLLKESFSNPSQILKNNGDGVNTYIRGLLVDNIRMVDRFMTQQVTNHLFEDPSGNSLDLAALNIQRGRDHGLPGYNQFRKWCHLSAATSIDSLTDHPTDAKKKLKLVYRHVDDIDLFXGGVSENPVKGGLVGPTFACILANQFKALKQGDRFWFERDIGGLGFRLDQIRQIKKVQLSRVICDNTDTKSIQRLAFQNVAQHNPRMKCSDPRLAKLDLRKWLVKDRLGPWTGWSACRSGRQYRTRRCLSGPSCRGETRQTRMCESWGPWKWWECRFRARPRFKRRLALRPDCS; encoded by the exons ATGGAAGTATTGAGAGTGATTTGTCTGAGTGTAACTCTCGTGTGCGGTATTGCGATGGTTAACAGCTTACCCGAGGAACGTCCGAACGTCCGTAGTCAGTCAGCGAGGGTTGACCGCTTACCCGAGGAACGTCCGAACGTCCGTAGTCAGTCAGTGAGGAATGCGGCCTTCTTGAAGTCCCAGCCAAAAGTTCTGACGTCAGCGGTGATGAAAAGCAGAGAGAAAACTGTCGGTCAAGACGAGGCATTTTTCAAGGCAG GAGTGGACAAAATAGCCAACTTCTCGAGTCTCGGGACGAAAGCGATATTATCTGGGACGAAAGCCAAATCTGTCCAATTGGGACAATCGACCAGGGCCAAGATAGCACTGATCAACGAGATAGCACAAGT ACTGGATGGCACGAGAGACGAGCTCGCCGACACTGTCGACATCCTCCTACAAGACGGTGGGGGTCCGGCCAGCAGCTTCGTGGACCTGGTGAGAACTGACGGCGTCTGTAAGCGGCGGACGACTCCACGCTGCGACAGCAACTCGAGGTACCGCACGGCGGACGGCAGCTGCAATAACCTCGGCAGGCCCGACTGGGGGCAGGCGTTTATTCCCATGAGGCGCTTCCTCAAACCAGCTTATCAGGACG gtATGTTTACGCCCAGGACTCTCTCTGTGGTGACGTCAGCAAACCTTCCGAGCGCGCGCAATGTAAGCCGGACGGTGCACGAGACCAATGAGAAAACGTCAAATTCCGTCACTCACATGGCGATGCAGTGGGGGCAGTTTCTAGACCACGACATCACCAGCACGCCACTTCAACAAA GTGTTTATGGATCAATACCCACGTGTTGTATCGATGACGTCAGTATCAGTTTAAGATCCAGACGTCTCTTCAATCCAGGCTCGAG GGACATCTGCTTCCCTATTGAGATTCCTCACGGAGATTCCCATTTCAAGCAGAGATCCTGTCTGAGTTTCGTTCGTTCTGTCCAGGTGGAAAACGTAGACTGCCGGACAT TTCCCGTGGAGCAGTTGAATCAGATCACGGCGTTCATAGATGGTTCTCAGATCTACGGGTCCAGTTTGAGGGATCAAAGGCCACTGAGAACACTGAAAGGAG GACTTTTGAAGACCTCGCCAAACAACCTGCTTCCTAAAGATGACAGACCCAGCTGTGTGCTGAGGAAGACAGGCGACTACTGCTTCAAAGCAG GCGATGCGCGAGTGAACGAGCAGATGGCTCTGGCCAGCATGCACACGATCTGGATGCGGCAACACAACCGCGTGTCCCGCGAGCTGGCTCTATTCAACCCGGACCTCGACGACGAGACTCTGTTCCAAGAGAGTCGCAAACTGGTGGGCGCCCTGCTGCAGCACATCACGTACTCGGAGTTCCTGCCCATCGTGCTGGGGCCGGCCGCCATGAAGAGCCACCAGCTCCTGCTGGCCAAGGACTTCTCTCACGACTACAAATCCAACACCGACCCCAGTATCAGAAACGCCTTCGCGACGGCGGCCTACCGCTTCGGCCACTCCATGATTCAGACGAGGATGTCGCAGTATGACAGGAACTACATATACCTGAACGCCTACCTGCTTAAGGAGAGTTTCAGCAACCCCTCGCAGATTCTGAAGAACAACGGCGACGGCGTCAACACCTACATCCGCGGCCTCCTCGTGGACAACATCCGAATGGTAGACCGGTTTATGACGCAACAAGTGACGAATCATCTCTTCGAAGATCCGTCAGGAAACAGCCTTGACCTTGCCGCCTTGAACATCCAGCGAGGACGAGACCATGGGTTGCCTGGTTACAACCAGTTCCGGAAGTGGTGTCATCTGAGTGCAGCTACGTCAATTGACAGCCTGACTGATCACCCCACTGATGCTAAGAAGAAACTGAAATTAGTCTACAG ACATGTTGACGACATTGACCTAT CGGGAGGCGTGTCTGAGAATCCGGTTAAAGGAGGACTGGTGGGCCCCACCTTCGCCTGTATTCTAGCCAATCAGTTCAAAGCTCTCAAACAAGGAGACAGATTTTGGTTCGAAAGAGATATCGGCGGCCTTGGATTCAGACTAG ATCAGATTCGACAAATAAAGAAGGTTCAACTCTCAAGAGTAATTTGTGACAACACCGACACCAAGTCCATCCAACGTCTGGCATTCCAGAATGTCGCACA ACACAATCCCCGTATGAAATGTAGCGACCCACGTTTAGCGAAGCTGGACCTGAGAAAATGGTTGGTCAAAGACAGATTGGGGCCTTGGACTGGCTGGTCGGCGTGTCGGAGCGGCAGGCAGTACCGAACTCGGCGGTGTCTGTCGGGTCCCTCGTGCAGGGGAGAAACCAGACAGACACGAATGTGTGAGTCATGGGGACCATGGAAGTGGTGGGAGTGTCGGTTCCGAGCACGGCCGAGGTTCAAACGTAGACTCGCACTAAGACCGGATTGTTCCTAG